A window of the Streptococcus sp. 116-D4 genome harbors these coding sequences:
- a CDS encoding DUF1836 domain-containing protein produces the protein MKATFSYPKWAEIPNIDLYLDQVLLYVNQVCAPISPDKDKGLTASMVNNYVKHGYLPKPDKKKYQRQQIARLIAITTLKSVFSIQEIAQTLNTLQTQASSDQLYDSFVDYMNQGIDPANPIIKTSCQTVKLYHQTLALIHPTQEEVIQ, from the coding sequence ATGAAAGCTACCTTTTCTTACCCAAAATGGGCAGAAATTCCAAACATTGACCTCTATCTGGACCAAGTTTTGCTCTATGTCAATCAAGTCTGTGCCCCTATCTCTCCCGATAAAGACAAGGGCCTAACAGCATCTATGGTCAACAATTATGTCAAACATGGTTACCTGCCAAAGCCCGACAAGAAAAAATACCAACGCCAACAGATTGCCCGTCTGATTGCTATCACAACACTCAAGTCAGTATTTTCTATTCAAGAAATAGCTCAGACACTCAATACTCTCCAAACTCAAGCAAGTTCAGACCAACTCTACGATTCTTTTGTGGACTACATGAATCAAGGAATTGACCCGGCTAACCCCATTATCAAAACCAGCTGCCAAACCGTTAAACTCTATCATCAAACTCTAGCCTTAATCCATCCTACTCAAGAAGAGGTAATCCAATGA
- the pdxT gene encoding pyridoxal 5'-phosphate synthase glutaminase subunit PdxT: MKIGILALQGAFAEHAKVLDQLGVESVEIRNLDDFQQHQSDLSGLILPGGESTTMGKLLRDQSMLIPIREAILSGLPMFGTCAGLILLAKKITSQEENHLGTMDMVVERNAYGRQLGSFYTEAECQGVGQIPMTFIRGPIISSVGAGVEILATVDDQIVAAQEKNMLVTSFHPELTDDVRLHQYFINMCK, encoded by the coding sequence ATGAAAATCGGAATATTGGCCTTGCAAGGTGCCTTTGCAGAACATGCAAAAGTGTTAGATCAATTAGGTGTCGAGAGTGTTGAAATCAGAAATTTAGATGATTTTCAGCAACATCAGAGTGATTTGTCGGGTTTGATATTACCTGGTGGGGAATCTACAACCATGGGCAAGCTCTTACGTGACCAGAGTATGCTGATTCCTATTCGAGAAGCCATTCTATCTGGCTTACCAATGTTTGGAACCTGTGCGGGATTAATTTTGCTGGCTAAGAAAATCACTTCTCAGGAAGAGAATCATCTAGGAACTATGGATATGGTAGTCGAGCGAAATGCCTATGGGCGCCAACTAGGAAGTTTCTACACGGAAGCAGAATGTCAGGGAGTCGGTCAGATTCCAATGACCTTTATCCGTGGTCCAATTATCAGCAGTGTTGGAGCGGGTGTAGAAATTCTAGCAACTGTTGATGATCAAATCGTTGCAGCCCAAGAAAAAAATATGTTGGTAACTTCTTTTCATCCAGAATTGACTGATGATGTGCGCTTGCACCAGTACTTTATTAATATGTGCAAATAA
- the trxB gene encoding thioredoxin-disulfide reductase codes for MYDTIIIGAGPAGMTAALYAARSNLKVALIEGGLPGGQMNNTSDIENYPGYANISGPELAEKMFEPLENLGVEHIYGYVKNVEDHGDFKIVMTDDQTYETRTVIVATGSKHRPLGVPGEEELNSRGVSYCAVCDGAFFRDQDLLVVGGGDSAVEEAIFLTRFAKTVTIVHRRDQLRAQKVLQDRAFANEKISFIWDSVVKEIKGENRVESVVLENVKTGQVIEQAFGGVFIYVGLDPLSDFVKELNIQDQAGWIVTDNHMKTAVDGIFAVGDVRLKDLRQVTTAVGDGAIAGQEAYKFITEHS; via the coding sequence ATGTACGATACTATTATTATCGGAGCTGGACCTGCAGGGATGACTGCAGCCTTGTATGCTGCTCGAAGCAATCTGAAAGTAGCCCTGATTGAAGGTGGTCTGCCAGGTGGTCAGATGAATAATACATCTGATATCGAAAATTACCCTGGATACGCTAATATTAGTGGGCCAGAATTGGCTGAAAAGATGTTTGAACCACTTGAAAATCTTGGTGTTGAGCACATTTATGGCTATGTTAAAAATGTAGAAGACCATGGTGATTTTAAAATAGTGATGACCGATGACCAAACATATGAAACACGTACAGTTATCGTAGCGACTGGCTCTAAACACCGTCCTTTGGGAGTACCTGGAGAAGAAGAACTAAATAGTCGTGGTGTTTCTTACTGTGCCGTGTGTGATGGTGCTTTCTTCCGTGACCAAGATTTGTTGGTAGTCGGTGGTGGAGATTCAGCTGTCGAAGAAGCCATCTTCTTGACTCGTTTTGCTAAGACTGTTACCATTGTTCACCGTCGTGACCAACTTCGTGCCCAAAAGGTTTTACAAGACCGCGCCTTTGCGAATGAGAAAATCAGCTTTATCTGGGATTCTGTAGTGAAGGAAATCAAGGGTGAAAACCGAGTAGAATCTGTCGTACTTGAAAATGTGAAAACAGGTCAAGTGATAGAACAAGCCTTCGGTGGTGTCTTTATCTATGTTGGCTTGGACCCTCTTAGTGACTTTGTTAAAGAATTGAATATCCAAGATCAGGCAGGCTGGATTGTGACAGATAATCACATGAAAACTGCAGTTGATGGTATCTTTGCGGTGGGAGATGTTCGCTTGAAAGACCTTCGCCAAGTAACAACAGCAGTTGGAGATGGAGCGATCGCTGGTCAAGAAGCCTACAAGTTTATCACTGAACATAGTTAA
- a CDS encoding arsenate reductase family protein, with amino-acid sequence MLEFIEYPKCSTCKKAKQELNQLGVDYKAVHIVEETPSQEVILNWLETSGFELKQFFNTSGIKYRELGLKDKVGSLSNQEAAELLASDGMLLKRPILVENGTVKQIGYRKAYEDLGLK; translated from the coding sequence ATGTTAGAATTTATCGAATACCCAAAATGTTCAACTTGTAAAAAAGCAAAACAAGAATTAAACCAACTCGGTGTGGACTACAAAGCCGTTCATATCGTCGAAGAAACACCCAGCCAAGAAGTCATTTTAAACTGGTTAGAAACCTCAGGGTTCGAACTAAAGCAATTTTTCAACACCAGTGGAATCAAATACCGTGAATTAGGGCTAAAAGATAAGGTAGGAAGTCTGTCAAACCAAGAGGCAGCTGAGTTGCTAGCAAGTGATGGTATGTTATTAAAACGGCCGATTTTAGTAGAAAATGGAACTGTTAAGCAAATCGGTTATCGCAAAGCTTATGAAGATTTGGGATTGAAATAG
- a CDS encoding DUF4059 family protein, with protein sequence MLLQLFSLYFESLILTTILVLIFLGIWIGLRAVSRVDKTAKARQAHLYDMIMIGVLVIPVLSFAVMSLILVFKA encoded by the coding sequence ATGCTACTGCAACTATTTTCTTTATATTTCGAGAGTTTGATATTGACCACCATCCTCGTCCTGATTTTTTTAGGGATTTGGATTGGATTGAGAGCTGTGTCGAGAGTTGATAAGACAGCAAAAGCTCGCCAAGCCCATCTCTATGATATGATTATGATTGGGGTCTTGGTTATTCCAGTATTATCCTTTGCGGTTATGAGTTTAATTCTTGTTTTCAAGGCATAA
- a CDS encoding CapA family protein, translated as MQRRQDRHKRGPVFRFMRGFVNFFRSYRKWSNKGFVAILLLAVALSMGLVLLFESFQGIPLTSQKKDTISQEGTKQKSQEQEEEKTARIMAHGDLLYHDGLFFSAKKEDGTYDFHENFEYVTPWLKQADLAIGDFEGTINKDHYLAGYPLFNAPAEVMDAIKDAGYHVLDLAHNHILDSQIEGVISTADIIEKAGITPIGVYTHEPRDQAPLVIKEVNGIKVALLAYSYGFNGIEQYISQEDYNRYLSDLNEDKMKAEIERAEKEADITIIMPQMGVEYRLEPTEEQKALYHKMIDWGADIIFGGHPHVVEPSETVEKDGDKKLIIYSMGNFISNQRIESMGDEENAKWTERGVLMDVTIKKKDGKTTIGTAKAHPTWVNRTPKGTFSPEGYPLYHYQTYILEDFIGGGSHRDQLDEATKERIDTAYKEMNEHVGLKWD; from the coding sequence ATGCAAAGAAGACAAGATAGACATAAACGTGGACCAGTTTTTCGCTTTATGAGGGGCTTTGTAAACTTTTTTAGGAGTTATCGCAAGTGGAGCAATAAGGGATTTGTGGCGATACTCTTGCTAGCAGTTGCTTTATCAATGGGCTTGGTCTTGTTGTTTGAAAGTTTCCAAGGAATCCCCTTAACCAGTCAAAAAAAGGATACCATTTCTCAAGAAGGGACTAAGCAAAAGTCTCAGGAGCAGGAAGAGGAAAAAACTGCCAGAATTATGGCCCACGGGGATTTGCTCTACCACGATGGACTTTTCTTTTCAGCTAAAAAAGAAGACGGCACCTATGACTTTCATGAGAATTTTGAGTATGTGACACCTTGGCTTAAGCAAGCAGATTTAGCTATTGGTGACTTTGAAGGAACCATTAATAAGGATCATTATTTAGCGGGTTATCCTCTCTTTAATGCTCCTGCTGAAGTCATGGACGCCATTAAGGATGCAGGTTATCATGTGCTAGATTTAGCTCATAATCATATTTTGGATTCGCAAATTGAGGGAGTTATTTCAACGGCCGATATTATTGAGAAAGCTGGAATCACTCCAATTGGAGTTTATACGCATGAACCACGTGATCAGGCTCCGCTGGTCATTAAGGAAGTGAATGGTATCAAGGTTGCTCTTTTGGCCTATTCCTATGGATTCAATGGAATTGAGCAGTATATTTCTCAAGAAGACTATAATCGTTATCTTTCGGATTTAAACGAAGATAAGATGAAGGCTGAAATTGAACGGGCGGAAAAGGAAGCGGATATCACCATTATCATGCCTCAGATGGGTGTTGAGTATCGCTTGGAACCAACTGAAGAACAAAAAGCTCTTTATCACAAGATGATTGATTGGGGGGCGGATATCATCTTTGGAGGGCATCCTCACGTTGTTGAACCATCTGAAACGGTTGAAAAAGATGGGGATAAGAAACTCATTATCTATTCAATGGGGAACTTCATTTCCAATCAACGGATTGAATCTATGGGAGATGAAGAAAATGCTAAGTGGACTGAACGTGGCGTGCTTATGGACGTGACCATTAAGAAGAAGGATGGAAAAACAACTATCGGAACAGCTAAGGCTCATCCTACTTGGGTCAATCGAACACCAAAGGGAACTTTTTCACCAGAAGGCTATCCTTTATATCATTATCAAACCTATATCTTGGAAGATTTTATAGGGGGTGGTAGTCATCGTGACCAGTTAGATGAAGCGACTAAGGAACGAATTGATACAGCTTATAAAGAAATGAACGAACATGTAGGATTGAAGTGGGATTAG
- the trhA gene encoding PAQR family membrane homeostasis protein TrhA translates to MNTSLKLSKQLSFGEEIANSVTHAVGAVIMLILLPISSTYSYEAYGFLSSIGVSIFIISLFLMFLSSTIYHSMAYGSTHKYVLRIIDHSMIYVAIAGSYTPVVLTLMNNWFGYLIIAIQWGATIFGILYKIFAKKVNEKFSLALYLIMGWLVLVIIPSIISQTTPIFWSLMVTGGLCYTVGAGFYAKKKPYFHMIWHLFILAASALQYIAIVYFM, encoded by the coding sequence ATGAACACTAGTCTTAAACTCAGCAAACAACTCAGTTTTGGAGAGGAGATTGCTAATAGCGTGACCCATGCCGTAGGTGCAGTCATCATGCTCATCTTACTCCCCATTTCATCCACCTATAGTTATGAGGCATACGGATTTTTATCATCTATCGGAGTTTCGATTTTCATTATTAGTCTCTTTCTCATGTTTCTATCATCGACCATTTACCACTCTATGGCCTATGGTTCGACCCATAAATATGTCTTGAGAATCATTGATCATTCTATGATTTATGTTGCCATTGCTGGCTCTTATACTCCAGTCGTATTGACCTTGATGAATAACTGGTTTGGCTATCTGATTATTGCTATCCAGTGGGGAGCGACTATCTTTGGTATTCTCTATAAAATCTTTGCTAAAAAGGTCAATGAGAAATTTAGCCTTGCTCTTTACCTGATTATGGGCTGGTTGGTTTTGGTCATCATTCCTTCCATTATCAGTCAAACCACACCAATTTTCTGGAGTCTCATGGTAACTGGTGGACTCTGTTATACAGTTGGAGCTGGATTTTACGCCAAGAAAAAACCTTATTTCCACATGATTTGGCATCTCTTTATCCTAGCAGCATCTGCCCTCCAATACATTGCTATTGTTTATTTCATGTAA
- a CDS encoding HAD family hydrolase, whose amino-acid sequence MTIKVIATDMDGTLLDARGQLDLPRLEKILDQLDQRGIRFVIATGNEIHRMRQLLEHLVDRVVLVVANGARMFENNELIQAQTWDEAIVDKALAHFKSRACQDQFVVTGMKGGFVKEGTIFTDLENFMTPEMIEKFYQRMQFVDELTSDLFGGVLKMSMVVGEERLSSVLEEINDLFDGRVRAVSSGYGCIDILQAGIHKAWGLEELLKRWNLTPQQIMAFGDSENDVEMLEMAGIAYAMENADDKAKAVATALAPANSQGGVYQVLENWLEKGE is encoded by the coding sequence ATGACGATTAAGGTAATTGCGACAGATATGGATGGGACCTTGCTGGATGCTAGAGGCCAGCTTGATCTCCCACGCTTGGAAAAGATTTTAGATCAGTTGGATCAAAGGGGTATTCGTTTTGTCATCGCGACTGGAAATGAAATTCACCGCATGAGGCAACTACTGGAGCACTTGGTCGATCGGGTGGTTCTGGTGGTTGCTAATGGTGCTCGTATGTTTGAAAACAATGAACTGATTCAGGCTCAGACTTGGGATGAAGCCATTGTCGATAAGGCTTTGGCTCATTTCAAGAGTCGAGCGTGTCAGGACCAGTTTGTTGTAACGGGGATGAAGGGTGGTTTCGTCAAAGAAGGTACGATTTTTACAGACCTTGAAAATTTTATGACTCCAGAGATGATTGAAAAATTCTACCAACGGATGCAATTTGTGGACGAATTAACCTCTGACCTCTTTGGTGGTGTGCTCAAGATGAGTATGGTTGTTGGTGAGGAACGTTTGAGCTCGGTTTTGGAAGAAATCAATGACCTCTTTGATGGTCGTGTTCGGGCTGTATCAAGTGGCTATGGTTGCATTGATATCCTTCAAGCTGGGATTCATAAAGCATGGGGCTTGGAAGAATTACTCAAACGTTGGAACTTGACCCCCCAACAAATCATGGCTTTTGGTGACAGTGAAAATGATGTTGAAATGCTTGAAATGGCTGGAATTGCCTATGCGATGGAAAATGCTGATGATAAAGCCAAAGCTGTGGCGACTGCTCTGGCGCCAGCCAACAGCCAAGGAGGAGTTTATCAAGTCTTGGAAAACTGGTTAGAAAAAGGAGAATGA
- the def gene encoding peptide deformylase — protein sequence MSAIERITKAAHLIDMNDIIREGNPTLRAVAEEVPFPLSDQEIILGEKMMQFLKHSQDPVMAEKMGLRGGVGLAAPQLDISKRIIAVLVPNIVEEGETPEEAYDLQAIMYNPKIVSHSVQDAALGEGEGCLSVDRNVPGYVVRHARVTVDYFDKDGEKHRIKLKGYNSIVVQHEIDHINGIMFYDRINEKDPFAVKDGLLILE from the coding sequence ATGTCTGCAATAGAACGTATTACAAAAGCTGCTCACTTAATTGATATGAACGATATTATCCGCGAGGGAAACCCAACTCTACGCGCGGTTGCCGAGGAAGTCCCTTTCCCCCTATCTGACCAGGAAATCATCCTAGGTGAAAAGATGATGCAATTCCTCAAACATTCCCAAGATCCTGTCATGGCTGAAAAAATGGGACTCCGAGGTGGTGTTGGACTTGCTGCTCCTCAATTGGATATCTCAAAACGCATTATCGCTGTTTTGGTGCCTAATATTGTTGAAGAAGGCGAAACTCCAGAGGAAGCTTACGACTTGCAAGCTATTATGTACAATCCAAAAATCGTCTCTCACTCGGTTCAAGACGCTGCGCTTGGCGAAGGAGAAGGCTGCCTGTCTGTTGACCGCAATGTTCCTGGCTATGTAGTTCGCCATGCTCGCGTTACTGTTGACTACTTTGACAAAGATGGAGAAAAGCACCGTATCAAGCTCAAAGGCTACAACTCCATCGTTGTTCAGCATGAAATTGACCACATTAACGGAATCATGTTTTACGATCGTATCAATGAAAAAGACCCATTTGCAGTTAAAGATGGTTTACTAATTCTAGAATAA
- a CDS encoding GNAT family N-acetyltransferase, protein MEIRLAFPNEVDAIMQVMEDAKKCLADAGSDQWQNGYPNADIIIEDIISGQAYVALEDGELLAYAAVTKSPEAAYEAIYEGKWQAGESDYLVFHRIAVAADVQGQGVAQTFLEGLIEGFDYLDFRSDTHAANKVMQHIFEKLGFKQVGKVPVDGERLAYQKLKR, encoded by the coding sequence ATGGAGATTCGTTTAGCTTTTCCAAATGAAGTAGATGCTATCATGCAGGTGATGGAGGATGCTAAAAAATGTTTAGCAGATGCTGGTAGTGACCAGTGGCAAAATGGTTATCCAAATGCTGATATTATTATTGAGGATATTATCTCAGGTCAAGCCTATGTAGCCTTGGAAGATGGAGAACTACTAGCTTATGCAGCTGTGACCAAGAGTCCAGAGGCAGCCTATGAAGCCATTTATGAGGGAAAATGGCAAGCTGGAGAGTCAGACTATCTAGTCTTTCACCGTATCGCTGTGGCTGCAGATGTCCAGGGACAGGGGGTTGCTCAGACTTTCCTAGAGGGCTTGATTGAAGGATTTGACTATCTAGATTTTCGTTCAGATACCCATGCTGCAAATAAGGTTATGCAACATATTTTTGAAAAGCTTGGATTTAAACAGGTCGGAAAAGTTCCAGTTGATGGCGAACGCTTGGCCTATCAAAAATTGAAGAGATAA
- a CDS encoding amino acid ABC transporter permease has translation MNVTTILASDWYQNLMQLIPDGKLFSLRSVFDGIPRIVEKLPTTIMLTIGGAFFGLVLALLFAIVKINRVKILYPLQAFFVSFLKGTPILVQLMLTYYGIPLALKALNQQWGTGLNINAIPAAAFAIVAFAFNEAAYASETIRAAILSVNPGEIEAARSLGMTRAQVYRRVIIPNAAVVAIPTLINSLIGLTKGTSLAFSAGVVEVFAQAQILGGADYRYFERFISVALVYWVVNIGIESLGRFIERKMAISAPDTVQTDVKGDLR, from the coding sequence ATGAATGTTACAACGATTTTAGCATCAGATTGGTACCAAAACTTGATGCAATTGATTCCGGATGGCAAGCTTTTTAGCCTGCGTTCGGTCTTTGATGGAATTCCAAGAATTGTCGAAAAACTTCCAACAACGATTATGTTGACCATTGGTGGTGCCTTTTTTGGCTTGGTTTTAGCACTTCTTTTTGCCATTGTAAAAATCAATCGTGTCAAGATTTTATATCCCTTGCAGGCCTTCTTTGTTAGTTTCTTAAAAGGGACACCGATTTTGGTGCAACTCATGTTGACCTACTACGGAATTCCTTTGGCTTTAAAAGCCCTCAATCAGCAATGGGGTACTGGTCTCAATATTAATGCGATTCCAGCCGCTGCTTTTGCGATTGTCGCCTTTGCTTTTAATGAGGCAGCTTATGCTAGTGAAACCATTCGTGCAGCCATTCTCTCAGTCAATCCTGGTGAGATTGAAGCGGCACGCAGTCTGGGTATGACCCGAGCACAAGTTTATCGTCGAGTGATTATTCCAAATGCGGCAGTTGTGGCGATTCCAACCTTAATCAATTCCCTAATTGGCTTGACAAAAGGAACTTCTTTAGCCTTTAGTGCGGGTGTTGTGGAAGTCTTTGCCCAAGCTCAGATTTTAGGTGGTGCCGATTATCGTTACTTTGAACGCTTTATCTCCGTTGCTCTTGTTTATTGGGTAGTCAATATTGGAATTGAAAGCCTCGGTCGTTTCATCGAGAGAAAAATGGCTATTTCTGCCCCCGATACAGTGCAAACAGATGTGAAAGGAGACCTTCGTTAA
- a CDS encoding amino acid ABC transporter ATP-binding protein: MIKISNLSKSFSGQTVLDHLNLDIQKGEVVALIGSSGAGKSTFLRSLNYLETPDSGSIQIDDFSVDFSKITQEEILALRRKLSMVFQQFNLFERRTALDNVKEGLVVVKKLSDQEATKIAKEELAKVGLSDRENHYPRHLSGGQKQRVALARALAMKPDVLLLDEPTSALDPELVGEVEKSIADAAKSGQTMILVSHDISFVAQVADKILFLDKGKIIESGTPDEIINHPKEERTKEFFASYKRAYI; this comes from the coding sequence ATGATTAAGATTTCAAATTTAAGCAAATCCTTTTCAGGACAGACTGTCTTGGATCATCTGAATTTGGATATTCAAAAAGGTGAAGTTGTAGCCTTGATTGGTTCTTCAGGAGCTGGAAAATCAACCTTCCTTCGCAGTCTCAATTATCTTGAAACACCTGACAGTGGCTCTATTCAGATTGATGATTTTTCAGTTGATTTTTCTAAAATCACTCAAGAAGAAATCCTTGCTCTACGCCGTAAGCTTTCTATGGTTTTTCAACAGTTTAATTTGTTTGAGCGCCGTACAGCACTTGATAATGTGAAAGAAGGCTTAGTTGTTGTCAAGAAATTATCTGACCAAGAAGCGACTAAGATTGCCAAGGAAGAGTTGGCTAAGGTTGGGCTTTCTGACCGTGAAAACCATTATCCTCGCCATTTATCGGGTGGACAAAAGCAACGGGTTGCCCTAGCGCGTGCGCTTGCTATGAAACCAGATGTCTTGCTTTTAGACGAACCAACTTCGGCCCTTGACCCTGAATTGGTCGGTGAAGTAGAGAAGTCTATTGCAGATGCTGCTAAGTCAGGTCAAACCATGATTTTGGTCAGTCATGACATATCCTTTGTAGCCCAAGTGGCTGATAAGATTCTTTTTTTAGATAAGGGAAAAATCATTGAGTCTGGAACACCGGATGAGATTATCAACCATCCTAAAGAAGAGCGGACAAAAGAATTCTTCGCTAGTTACAAACGGGCTTATATTTGA
- the rlmB gene encoding 23S rRNA (guanosine(2251)-2'-O)-methyltransferase RlmB, giving the protein MKTNDIVYGVHAVTEALLANTGNKLYLQEDLRGKNLEKVKELATEKKVSISWTSKKSLSEMTEGAVHQGFVLRVSEFAYSELEHILAKTRQEENPLLLILDGLTDPHNLGSILRTADATNVSGVIIPKHRAVGVTPVVAKTATGAIEHVPIARVTNLSQTLDKLKDEGFWTFGTDMNGTPCHKWNTKGKIALIIGNEGKGISSNIKKQVDEMITIPMNGHVQSLNASVAAAILMYEVFRNRL; this is encoded by the coding sequence ATGAAAACAAATGATATTGTCTATGGCGTCCACGCTGTTACCGAAGCCCTCCTTGCCAACACAGGAAACAAACTCTACCTCCAAGAAGATCTCCGAGGTAAGAATCTTGAGAAAGTCAAGGAATTGGCTACAGAAAAGAAGGTGTCCATTTCTTGGACTTCAAAAAAATCCCTCTCTGAGATGACTGAAGGTGCTGTTCACCAAGGTTTTGTTCTACGAGTGTCTGAATTTGCCTATAGCGAGCTAGAGCACATCCTGGCAAAAACACGCCAAGAAGAAAATCCACTTCTATTAATTCTGGACGGGTTAACCGACCCTCATAACCTTGGCTCCATCCTGAGAACAGCCGATGCGACCAACGTTTCAGGTGTCATCATTCCCAAGCACCGTGCTGTCGGAGTTACTCCTGTCGTTGCTAAAACGGCCACAGGTGCTATTGAACACGTTCCGATTGCTCGAGTGACCAATCTGAGCCAAACTCTGGACAAACTCAAGGATGAAGGATTCTGGACCTTTGGAACAGATATGAATGGGACTCCTTGCCACAAGTGGAATACAAAAGGAAAAATTGCCCTCATCATCGGAAATGAAGGAAAAGGCATCTCTAGCAACATCAAAAAACAGGTTGATGAGATGATTACCATTCCGATGAATGGACATGTTCAAAGCCTCAATGCCAGTGTTGCTGCAGCCATTCTCATGTACGAAGTTTTTCGAAATAGACTATAA
- the pdxS gene encoding pyridoxal 5'-phosphate synthase lyase subunit PdxS, translated as MTENRYELNKNLAQMLKGGVIMDVQNPEQARIAEAAGAAAVMALERIPADIRAAGGVSRMSDPKMIKEIQEAVSIPVMAKVRIGHFVEVQILEAIEIDYIDESEVLSPADDRFHVDKKEFQVPFVCGAKDLGEALRRIAEGASMIRTKGEPGTGDIVQAVRHMRMMNQEIRRIQNLREDELYVAAKDLQVPVELVEYVHEHGKLPVVNFAAGGVATPADAALMMQLGAEGVFVGSGIFKSGDPVKRASAIVKAVTNFRNPQILAQISEDLGEAMVGINENEIQILMAERGK; from the coding sequence ATGACTGAAAATCGTTATGAACTAAATAAAAACTTAGCACAGATGCTCAAAGGTGGAGTTATCATGGACGTTCAGAACCCTGAACAGGCTCGTATTGCAGAGGCTGCTGGTGCGGCTGCTGTTATGGCCTTGGAGCGGATTCCGGCTGATATTCGTGCAGCTGGTGGGGTTTCTCGTATGAGTGATCCAAAGATGATCAAGGAAATCCAAGAAGCAGTTAGTATTCCAGTGATGGCCAAGGTCAGAATCGGGCATTTTGTTGAAGTTCAGATTTTAGAGGCTATTGAGATTGACTATATCGATGAGAGTGAAGTGTTATCCCCAGCAGACGACCGTTTCCATGTGGATAAGAAAGAATTCCAAGTTCCTTTTGTCTGTGGGGCCAAGGACTTGGGAGAAGCCTTGCGTCGTATTGCTGAAGGAGCTTCTATGATTCGTACCAAAGGAGAACCAGGGACAGGAGATATCGTCCAAGCTGTTCGTCATATGCGTATGATGAATCAGGAAATTCGCCGCATTCAAAATCTACGTGAGGACGAGCTTTATGTTGCAGCTAAGGACTTACAAGTCCCTGTAGAATTGGTTGAATATGTCCATGAACATGGGAAATTGCCAGTCGTCAACTTTGCGGCTGGAGGCGTTGCTACGCCAGCAGATGCTGCGCTGATGATGCAATTAGGGGCAGAGGGTGTCTTTGTTGGGTCAGGTATTTTCAAGTCAGGAGATCCAGTTAAACGAGCGAGTGCTATTGTCAAAGCGGTGACTAACTTCCGTAATCCTCAAATCCTAGCTCAAATCTCTGAAGATTTAGGAGAAGCCATGGTTGGTATTAATGAAAATGAGATCCAAATCCTCATGGCTGAGCGAGGAAAATAG
- a CDS encoding methylated-DNA--[protein]-cysteine S-methyltransferase yields the protein MQKKYAKMLYSSPIGSLSLVTDDHHLYGIWVQDQKHFERGLGDETIEAVVSHPILDPVTTCLDAYFKGKPQDLSDLPLAPIGTDFEKRVWSFLQKIPYGQTVTYGQIAQELQVASAQAIGGAVGRNPWSILVPCHRVLGAGKRLTGYAAGVEKKAWLLEHEGANFKEINNRK from the coding sequence ATGCAAAAGAAGTATGCAAAAATGCTCTACTCTTCGCCAATTGGCTCTCTTTCTCTCGTAACTGATGACCATCATTTGTATGGCATTTGGGTGCAGGACCAGAAACATTTTGAGAGGGGACTAGGAGATGAAACGATAGAAGCAGTTGTTAGTCATCCCATTTTAGACCCAGTTACTACTTGCTTAGATGCTTACTTTAAAGGCAAGCCTCAAGATTTATCCGACTTGCCCTTGGCTCCAATCGGAACGGATTTTGAAAAGCGAGTTTGGTCCTTTTTACAGAAAATTCCTTATGGTCAGACAGTGACCTATGGACAAATAGCCCAAGAGCTACAAGTGGCTTCTGCTCAAGCAATTGGCGGAGCGGTAGGACGCAATCCTTGGTCTATCCTAGTACCTTGTCATCGGGTGCTAGGAGCTGGCAAGCGTCTGACAGGTTATGCTGCAGGAGTGGAAAAGAAAGCTTGGCTCTTGGAGCATGAAGGTGCAAATTTTAAAGAGATAAACAATAGAAAGTGA